A genome region from Triticum aestivum cultivar Chinese Spring chromosome 2B, IWGSC CS RefSeq v2.1, whole genome shotgun sequence includes the following:
- the LOC123042242 gene encoding NDR1/HIN1-like protein 3, with translation MCCSECGCYDAFCDCCCPCVSHDARETILCCAACLAVLAGVVLFAVLLAAYGFIRHAEVAVTDASLTRLALATAPATAFAYNLSLTLTVRNKNWAMSVKNTQPLEADYSFDGQRFERVRLADEGSAHPAGKTQVYHLVSGSDGAYVALGNAGVAEFKEENKTGVFQVEVALSGEVRYQAHFTKCKFQAKCPLRLQLAPPGTPAVVFQKVKCKLAAADKNC, from the coding sequence ATGTGCTGCAGCGAGTGCGGCTGCTACGACGCGTTCTGCGACTGCTGCTGCCCCTGCGTCTCCCACGACGCGCGCGAGACCATCCTCTGCTGCGCGGCCTGCCTCGCCGTCCTCGCCGGCGTCGTCCTCTTCGCCGTCCTCCTCGCGGCCTACGGCTTCATCCGCCACGCCGAGGTCGCCGTCACCGACGCCTCCCTCACGCGGCTCGCGCTGGCCACGGCCCCCGCCACCGCCTTCGCCTACAACCTCTCGCTCACGCTCACCGTCCGGAACAAGAACTGGGCCATGAGCGTCAAGAACACCCAGCCGCTCGAGGCCGACTACAGCTTCGACGGCCAGCGCTTCGAGCGGGTCAGGCTCGCCGACGAGGGCTCCGCGCACCCCGCCGGCAAGACCCAGGTGTACCACCTCGTCTCCGGCTCCGACGGCGCCTACGTCGCGCTCGGCAACGCCGGCGTGGCCGAGTTCAAGGAGGAGAACAAGACGGGGGTGTTCCAGGTGGAGGTGGCGCTGTCGGGCGAGGTCAGGTACCAGGCGCACTTCACCAAGTGCAAGTTCCAGGCCAAGTGCCCGCTCAGGCTGCAGCTCGCGCCGCCCGGCACGCCGGCCGTCGTCTTCCAGAAGGTCAAGTGCAAGCTCGCTGCAGCTGATAAGAACTGCTAG
- the LOC123046896 gene encoding tRNA (guanine(10)-N2)-methyltransferase homolog, whose amino-acid sequence MWYLCVFYHRLLDYRRPEVQSLAELFGGPGSGDAVEWRMPENHHEDSPFHLVRLPGDERLAAQIANRSLLVKGIYELWGQGATYDELEKAIREYPDERKLPYLTPESSFKIVVDSFGKVISFEEQNEIIKGFTYIPFEGRVNLKKPEHKFFVLETDDYGSQNGLPPVVQKTIFFGREVGAADRHLLPTYQLKSRKYIGPTAMDCEMAFLMANQGLARPGKLVYDPFVGTGSILVAAAHFGAMTMGADIDIRVVRDGRGPDCNIWSNFEQYKLPEPLCVLRADNNLPPWRPGLKEIFDAIICDPPYGVRAGGRKSGGRKLLKGIIPPYTVPDEKRENHIPSTAPYSLAECVHDLLHLAARMLVVGGRLVFFYPMLREDDAAGVSKFPEHPCFKLVSSCEQILSLRYSRVLLTMVKVGPYTEEVERMGEERHQEFRENHQKWMEEGNLHSAVFSPAEHDKKPESDRGSKPKYRGKYV is encoded by the exons ATGTGGTACCTTTGCGTCTTCTACCACAGGCTCCTGGACTACCGTCGGCCGGAAGTGCAATCGCTCGCCGAGCTTTTCGGTGGGCCCGGCTCCGGGGACGCCGTCGAGTGGCGTATGCCCGAGAACCACCACGAGGACTCCCCCTTCCACCTCGTCCGCCTCCCCGGCGACGAGCGTCTTGCCGCGCAGATCGCCAACCGCA GCCTGCTCGTGAAGGGGATCTATGAACTGTGGGGACAAGGCGCCACCTACGACGAACTGGAGAAGGCGATACGGGAGTACCCCGACGAGAGGAAGCTGCCGTACCTGACGCCCGAAAGTTCGTTCAAGATTGTCGTCGACAGCTTCGGCAAGGTGATCAGCTTCGAAGAGCAGAATGAGATCATAAAGGGGTTCACTTACATCCCATTCGAG GGCCGTGTTAATTTGAAGAAGCCCGAACACAAGTTCTTTGTCTTGGAGACCGATGATTACGGGTCACAAAATGGCCTCCCACCAGTTGTCCAGAAGACGATATTCTTCGGCCGGGAGGTTGGAGCAGCAGATAGGCATCTATTGCCGACGTATCAGTTGAAGAGCAGGAAGTACATTGGTCCGACTGCAATGGATTGTGAAATGGCCTTCCTCATGGCCAACCAAGGGCTCGCACGGCCTGGGAAACTTGTGTATGACCCTTTTGTTGGCACTGGGAGTATTTTGGTCGCTGCTGCACATTTTGGAGCCATGACTATG GGTGCAGATATTGATATAAGGGTTGTGCGGGATGGTCGTGGCCCTGATTGCAACATTTGGAGCAACTTTGAGCAG TACAAGTTGCCAGAGCCTTTGTGTGTGCTGCGAGCAGATAACAACCTGCCACCTTGGCGTCCAGGCTTGAAGGAG ATATTTGATGCAATCATTTGCGACCCCCCATATGGTGTCCGAGCTGGTGGGCGCAAGTCGGGTGGTCGGAAGCTCCTAAAAGGCATCATCCCTCCGTACACAGTTCCGGACGAGAAGAGAGAGAACCACATTCCATCAACTGCGCCATATAGCCTTGCCGAATGTGTTCACGACCTGCTCCACCTTGCTGCGAGAATGCTGGTGGTTGGCGGCAGACTCGTCTTCTTCTATCCAATGTTGCGGGAGGATGATGCTGCTGGTGTGTCGAAATTTCCGGAGCACCCCTGCTTCAAGCTGGTGTCCTCCTGCGAGCAGATCCTGAGCCTGCGGTACAGCCGGGTCCTGCTGACCATGGTGAAGGTGGGGCCCTACACGGAAGAGGTGGAGAGGATGGGCGAGGAACGGCACCAGGAGTTCAGGGAGAACCACCAGAAATGGATGGAGGAGGGCAACCTGCACTCTGCCGTGTTCAGCCCGGCGGAGCATGATAAGAAGCCCGAGTCTGATAGAGGTTCCAAGCCCAAGTACAGAGGCAAGTACGTGTAG